Proteins encoded by one window of Collimonas fungivorans:
- a CDS encoding non-ribosomal peptide synthetase has protein sequence MTSFPIALHHQIRAQARLDPDAPALASFSPHIVRLSRGDLDARASRLAARLRAAGVNTEVRVGVCVERSCDLFVALLAVLKAGGVFVALDPRHPAARLDWVVQDAGLAHGIVDDSADAAMRARFAQCFIVDKLVAGAEPLLADDDAPVNPRAAAYMIYTSGSTGTPKAVVVEHGPLAVHCDALNTSLPIGPADRLLHFASVNFDVAIEAWLAPLSIGASVVISDPPPFPPETARAMMEREGVTNTTLPPAYLREFAAASERFGVPSALRVLLFGGEAMSQDTFDEIRRAFPEIRLVNGYGPTEAIISPMLWPVDPASVPALEQGNASNAGNGYASLPIGWPIGSPVARTARVADLPQGQAGELLLGGVCLARGYHGRPALTAERFLPDPAGAPGGRIYRTGDLARERADGAFDYLGRIDDQVQVRGVRVEPGEIAACLLAHPLVSDAAVLAETTSGRTQLIACVVVNEALDDEALKAHLAAQLPPAWQPHRFVRLERLPYTLNGKLDRASLRETVAALPLAPGADYVAPATAVESGLAELWQRLLNDVSPIGRSDRFFTRGGDSLAAMQLQVAIRAEWRVSLRLDALFDNPSLEELALLVERSEIETQVHAIPVHVSRDRSSAPFVDRPASFAQQRFWVLAQTRDAGSAYHIAVQWDVAGTLQIDLLQRALDHLLERHEAWRTTLVENDDGIVMQRIHAALPVQVAETDLRPYRPAERAAKAAELAERHVAEAFDLSNGPLVRATLLTLADDSQRLLLTSHHSVSDGWSSRCAFSELTAAYAAFAGGQAAELPALPIQYADYAQWQRDLLAAGEGERQLGYWRGALRDAPEPLVLPLDRPRRTERDYRGGRVVLRLSEETSGAVRKLALHTRTSPFTVLLAAFNAWLYRLTGASDIVVAVPIAHRLHAQTAPLVGLFLNTLALRARVAPVQSFTALLEAVRVTALDAFAYQDVPFDQVLDAVKPPVRRGDEWLRVKFAQQFDLELTAALPGAAVRMSPGPDLAARFDFALDFTDDPRGIELVAAHALDGIDAATAQAWLNSFAVLVADAVSDPKRAIAELVCTDSADYHAARRGRSLSRTDHSVLALFAQHASETPHRIALADADTQLTFAELDDASDRIALALQQQGAGAELPVGVCIERSVHFVVALVAVLKSGAYAVLLDPALPQERLAAAADACQARWILVAGQASPTQKIGAAQALGLDALAQTPLLANRAMRPLPPAPGQAAYLIYTSGSTGAPKGVVVSHGSLADYVQGMLDELAFSEDASMAMVSTVAADLGHTTLFGALCSGRTLHLLPMECAFDPDRFAHEMRTRKVGVLKIVPSHLHALLDAQQPADVLPAHAIVTGGEALPWALVERIAALKPGCRVINHYGPTEATVGALTCDTSAPAQAGLRAAATAAQGVPLGRPLPNAYACVLDAGGASVPPGAIGELYLGGPGVARGYLGRAAATAERFVPHPFASGERIYRTGDRVRLRADRRLDFLGRLDDQVKIRGYRVEPGEVSTVLRTLDGVAQAETLAVEHEGRMRLVLFATPRTGETLDGAALRAALALRLPDYMVPAVLLVLDVLPVTANGKVDRPALRTLAIAPAPSVEASDALRGTVEETLAAVWKEVLKAERVGREDNFFELGGDSILVLQVIARSRKRGVRFTPKQLFDGPTVARLAQVATAIEAATPAPQSKSSETKGEENLVLTPAQQRFFSLDIPQRGHWNQSVRLDLQETFDLDAFARAFDTLLKHHLIFKQRFKQSLTHSGAQGGWHITQAPQAFDALPLATVVARDEADALAQFDALQCRLDLAHGPTACALAAALPDGSTQLYFAIHHAIVDGVSWRVLLDDLDAAYRAARERRSVRLSATGASAQEWAARLALAASGADSPFTSEVPYWTSLAAPHQDLALDYPQAVAANSNAETVVQVLDVELTRAALTEANAAYRTQMIELLITALAQALCSHTGQTACRLELEGHGREALFDDIDVSRTIGWLTSHYPVELAIADTPAGTLATLAAVKDTLRAVPQKGLGFGVLQHYGDAATRSALAAVQRPRVTFNYLGQFDAPRDAALVPRFGGAGCERDPAGPLGNALAIHAYIDADGPRTLKVHWVYGNTQFERATIEALARRFEAALAELTAACAARLAQRGGSATPGDYPLARTAGLTQGALDRLPFDLRTIEDMYPLSPMQQGILFHSLFAPEQSTYVNQLVATLAAPDVARLRTAFEAAVARHDILRTGFTSSEAIAMQIVHRQAQMPVDILDWRKMNESGENGNAAFEDWLVQDRLRSFDLSAPPLMRVALIRMTDDEWRLVWTRHHLLLDGWSTARFFADVLRDYIEPPRPQLFAAPAKARYRDFIAWLAERDLDAERGFWLQHLARLGEPTRVAEREAEAGRPAEHCTWRATLAADVTARMSETARSLKVTLNTLVQGAWALALQRMTNQSAVAFGATIAGRPDALPDVETVLGLFINTLPVITAPSPQRLAAEWLHELQGDNAAAAEHAHTPLYEIQQWAGQGGALFDTLVVFENYPVDEAWQGRDERSLKMRELRNIEATDFALTLVIEAGTLLTIDYGYDAARLGEARVVALHRAFAAAVDAFIANPQAPLGSIAVAADGDLNELVRYNATAQAWPDVQQMALHRQFERAAGATPEAVALEFLDAQGRPQQMRYGELDRCATRVAAALLEAGVKPDTAVALCLERSFDMVVALLGVLKAGAAYLPVDPDYPPERIAYMLNDAQPAVVITQAHLRERVAAAAAHGDVRILSVDELMQGTAILDQPINIAADQLAYLIYTSGSTGKPKGAGNTHRALANRIAWMQSAYQLRTDDVVLHKTPFGFDVSVWEFVWPLAVGARLAIAAPGDHRDPVRLVAAIEAHQVTTLHFVPSMLAAFVAYLDDFNAAGRCLSIERIVASGEALAPELAARVAQLLPHARLYNLYGPTEAAIDVSHWTCDADDGPAASVPIGHPIANLQLHVLDIALHPAPAGGAGELYLGGVGLARGYLGRAGLTAERFVPDPFVPGARLYRTGDLARRRADGALDYLGRIDTQVKLRGQRIELGEIEALLRTVAGVHDAVVIVRDEQLVGYLARGADGALDQDMLFGLLHAQLPAYMVPAHLIELEALPVTPNGKCDRNALPAPVRQEKTATALQTDTERELAAIWQRVLRLDAVDCIDRNDDFFMLGGHSLLATQANAQANLHWALMLPLRALFDERTLVRCAAMIDLALAERSARPGPDAASAIDALLGELEME, from the coding sequence TACGGCCCCACCGAAGCGATCATTTCGCCGATGCTATGGCCGGTTGATCCCGCCAGCGTACCGGCCCTGGAACAAGGAAACGCGAGCAACGCGGGCAACGGCTATGCGTCGCTGCCGATAGGTTGGCCGATAGGCTCTCCGGTTGCACGGACTGCGCGGGTCGCCGACTTGCCGCAAGGCCAGGCTGGCGAACTGCTGCTGGGCGGCGTCTGCCTGGCGCGCGGCTACCATGGCCGCCCGGCGCTTACCGCCGAACGCTTCTTGCCGGATCCGGCCGGCGCGCCCGGCGGCCGCATCTACCGTACCGGCGACCTGGCGCGCGAACGTGCGGACGGTGCATTCGATTACCTGGGGCGCATCGACGACCAGGTGCAAGTCCGCGGCGTGCGGGTCGAGCCGGGTGAAATTGCGGCCTGCCTGCTGGCCCATCCGCTTGTCAGCGATGCTGCCGTGCTTGCGGAAACGACAAGTGGCCGCACCCAGCTGATTGCCTGCGTGGTGGTGAACGAGGCGCTCGACGATGAAGCGCTGAAGGCGCACCTTGCGGCGCAGCTGCCGCCGGCATGGCAGCCACATCGTTTTGTGCGCCTCGAGCGCCTGCCGTATACGCTCAACGGCAAGCTGGACCGGGCCTCGCTGCGCGAAACCGTGGCTGCGCTTCCGCTGGCGCCCGGCGCCGATTACGTTGCTCCCGCGACGGCCGTCGAAAGCGGTCTCGCCGAACTCTGGCAACGGCTGCTGAACGATGTCTCGCCGATCGGCCGTTCAGACCGTTTCTTTACGCGCGGCGGCGATTCGCTTGCCGCAATGCAGTTGCAGGTAGCGATCCGGGCCGAATGGCGGGTGAGCCTGCGGCTTGACGCGCTGTTCGACAATCCTTCGCTTGAAGAACTGGCGCTGCTGGTCGAGCGCAGCGAAATTGAAACACAGGTGCACGCTATTCCAGTGCATGTGTCCCGGGATCGCAGCAGTGCGCCTTTTGTCGACCGTCCGGCATCGTTCGCCCAGCAGCGTTTCTGGGTGCTGGCGCAGACTCGCGACGCCGGTTCCGCCTATCACATCGCCGTGCAGTGGGACGTAGCCGGTACCTTGCAAATCGATCTGCTGCAGCGCGCGCTTGATCACCTGCTGGAACGGCATGAAGCTTGGCGCACCACGCTGGTGGAAAATGATGACGGCATAGTGATGCAGCGCATCCATGCAGCCTTGCCAGTGCAGGTAGCAGAAACCGATCTGCGCCCATACCGCCCGGCGGAACGTGCAGCAAAGGCAGCCGAACTGGCCGAACGCCATGTGGCCGAAGCATTCGACCTGTCGAACGGACCGCTGGTGCGCGCTACATTGCTGACGCTGGCCGACGATTCGCAGCGCCTGCTGTTGACCAGCCATCACTCGGTCAGCGACGGCTGGAGCTCGCGTTGCGCGTTCAGCGAATTGACTGCGGCCTATGCCGCGTTCGCGGGTGGCCAGGCCGCCGAATTGCCGGCGTTGCCGATCCAGTATGCCGATTATGCCCAATGGCAGCGCGACTTGCTGGCCGCAGGCGAGGGTGAGCGCCAGCTTGGTTATTGGCGCGGCGCGTTGCGTGATGCGCCCGAGCCGCTGGTCTTGCCGCTTGACCGCCCGCGGCGGACCGAGCGCGACTATCGCGGCGGCCGCGTGGTATTGCGGCTCTCCGAAGAAACTTCCGGTGCGGTGCGCAAACTCGCGCTGCACACCCGGACTTCGCCGTTTACGGTGCTGCTGGCGGCGTTCAATGCCTGGCTGTACCGCTTGACCGGTGCCAGCGACATCGTTGTCGCGGTACCGATCGCACATCGGCTGCACGCGCAAACCGCACCGCTGGTCGGCTTGTTCCTGAACACCCTGGCGTTGCGCGCACGGGTAGCGCCGGTCCAGTCGTTTACCGCCTTGCTGGAAGCGGTGCGCGTGACGGCCCTGGATGCGTTTGCCTATCAGGACGTTCCGTTCGACCAGGTGCTTGATGCCGTGAAGCCGCCAGTGCGGCGCGGCGACGAGTGGCTCAGGGTTAAGTTTGCCCAGCAATTCGACCTCGAACTGACAGCCGCGCTGCCAGGCGCCGCCGTACGCATGTCGCCTGGACCGGACCTGGCTGCACGTTTTGACTTTGCGCTGGATTTTACCGACGATCCGCGCGGCATCGAGCTGGTTGCCGCCCACGCGCTGGACGGCATCGACGCCGCCACGGCGCAAGCCTGGCTCAACAGCTTCGCAGTGCTGGTCGCAGATGCGGTGAGCGATCCGAAGCGGGCGATCGCCGAACTGGTTTGCACCGACAGTGCCGACTACCATGCCGCACGGCGCGGCCGTTCGCTGTCGCGGACGGACCATAGTGTGCTGGCGCTGTTCGCGCAGCATGCCAGCGAAACTCCGCATCGGATTGCGCTGGCCGACGCCGACACGCAACTCACGTTTGCCGAACTGGACGACGCCTCGGACCGGATTGCACTGGCGTTGCAGCAGCAAGGCGCCGGCGCGGAACTGCCGGTGGGGGTCTGCATCGAGCGTTCGGTGCACTTCGTGGTGGCGCTGGTTGCCGTGCTGAAATCGGGCGCGTATGCCGTGCTGCTTGATCCGGCGTTGCCTCAGGAGCGGCTGGCGGCGGCCGCCGACGCTTGCCAGGCGCGCTGGATCCTGGTCGCCGGCCAGGCCAGCCCGACGCAGAAGATCGGCGCAGCGCAGGCGCTTGGCCTGGATGCACTTGCACAAACGCCATTGCTGGCAAATCGCGCGATGCGTCCGTTGCCGCCGGCGCCCGGGCAGGCAGCTTACCTGATCTACACCTCCGGTTCGACCGGTGCGCCCAAGGGTGTTGTGGTTTCCCATGGTTCGCTGGCCGATTACGTGCAAGGCATGCTGGATGAACTCGCATTCAGCGAAGATGCCTCGATGGCGATGGTGTCGACGGTGGCGGCGGATCTTGGCCATACGACCCTGTTCGGCGCACTGTGTTCCGGCCGCACGCTGCATCTGCTGCCAATGGAATGCGCATTCGACCCGGATCGTTTTGCGCACGAGATGCGCACGCGCAAGGTCGGCGTGCTGAAAATCGTGCCAAGCCACCTGCACGCACTGCTTGACGCGCAACAGCCGGCGGATGTGCTGCCTGCCCACGCCATCGTGACCGGCGGCGAAGCCTTGCCCTGGGCGCTGGTGGAGCGGATCGCAGCGCTCAAGCCCGGTTGCCGGGTGATCAATCATTACGGCCCGACAGAAGCTACGGTGGGCGCATTGACCTGCGATACGTCGGCGCCGGCACAAGCCGGATTGCGGGCGGCAGCGACAGCGGCGCAGGGCGTGCCGCTAGGCCGTCCCTTGCCGAATGCCTATGCGTGCGTGCTCGATGCAGGCGGCGCCAGCGTGCCGCCGGGAGCGATCGGCGAACTGTATCTTGGCGGACCGGGCGTCGCCCGCGGTTACCTGGGCCGGGCCGCGGCTACCGCGGAACGTTTTGTGCCGCATCCGTTCGCTTCGGGCGAGCGTATCTACCGTACCGGCGACCGCGTACGGCTGCGCGCCGACCGCAGGCTGGATTTCCTGGGCCGTCTCGACGACCAGGTGAAGATCCGCGGCTATCGGGTCGAACCAGGCGAAGTCAGCACCGTGCTGCGTACCTTGGATGGCGTGGCGCAGGCGGAAACACTGGCAGTCGAACATGAAGGACGCATGCGGCTGGTTTTGTTTGCAACGCCGCGCACCGGGGAAACCCTGGATGGGGCGGCATTGCGCGCAGCCCTGGCGTTGCGTTTACCCGACTATATGGTGCCGGCCGTGCTGCTGGTACTCGACGTGCTGCCGGTGACAGCCAACGGCAAGGTCGACCGCCCGGCGCTGCGGACGTTGGCAATAGCGCCCGCGCCTTCTGTCGAAGCGAGCGATGCGCTGCGCGGCACGGTTGAGGAAACACTGGCGGCAGTCTGGAAAGAGGTGCTGAAAGCCGAACGGGTCGGGCGCGAAGACAACTTCTTCGAACTGGGCGGCGATTCGATCCTGGTGCTGCAGGTGATCGCCAGGTCGCGCAAACGCGGCGTGCGCTTTACGCCGAAACAGTTGTTCGATGGCCCAACCGTGGCGCGCCTGGCCCAGGTAGCGACAGCGATCGAGGCTGCAACCCCGGCTCCCCAATCCAAGTCTAGCGAAACAAAAGGCGAGGAAAACCTGGTGCTGACGCCTGCGCAACAGCGGTTTTTCTCGCTTGACATTCCGCAGCGCGGCCATTGGAACCAGTCAGTCAGGCTGGACCTGCAGGAGACGTTTGATCTTGACGCATTCGCACGCGCTTTCGATACCCTGCTGAAACATCACCTCATTTTCAAACAGCGTTTCAAACAGAGTCTTACTCACAGTGGCGCACAGGGTGGGTGGCATATCACGCAGGCGCCGCAGGCTTTTGACGCCTTGCCCCTGGCAACCGTCGTTGCGCGCGATGAAGCCGATGCGCTGGCGCAATTCGACGCCTTGCAATGCCGGCTGGACCTGGCGCACGGCCCGACGGCCTGTGCGCTTGCAGCGGCGCTGCCTGACGGCAGCACGCAATTATATTTCGCAATCCATCACGCAATCGTCGACGGCGTATCCTGGCGCGTGTTGCTCGACGACCTGGATGCCGCCTACCGTGCCGCGCGCGAGCGGCGCAGCGTGCGCCTTTCGGCTACCGGCGCCAGCGCCCAGGAATGGGCGGCGCGGCTAGCGCTCGCCGCCAGCGGTGCGGATTCCCCATTCACGAGTGAAGTGCCGTACTGGACCTCGCTTGCGGCTCCTCACCAAGACCTGGCGCTTGACTATCCGCAGGCCGTTGCGGCTAACTCTAACGCAGAGACAGTGGTGCAGGTCCTCGACGTCGAACTGACGCGCGCCGCCCTGACCGAGGCGAACGCCGCCTATCGCACGCAAATGATCGAACTGCTGATCACTGCATTGGCGCAGGCGCTGTGCAGCCACACCGGCCAAACCGCATGCCGGCTGGAACTGGAAGGGCATGGCCGGGAAGCACTGTTCGACGACATCGATGTCAGCCGCACGATAGGCTGGCTGACCAGCCACTATCCGGTGGAGCTGGCAATCGCAGACACGCCTGCAGGAACCCTGGCCACGCTGGCCGCCGTCAAGGACACGCTGCGTGCAGTGCCGCAAAAAGGACTGGGATTCGGCGTATTGCAACATTACGGCGACGCCGCAACACGCAGCGCGCTGGCGGCAGTGCAGCGTCCGCGCGTGACATTCAACTACCTCGGCCAGTTCGATGCGCCGCGCGACGCCGCGCTGGTGCCACGCTTCGGCGGCGCGGGCTGCGAGCGCGATCCTGCCGGCCCGCTCGGCAATGCGCTGGCGATCCACGCCTATATCGACGCCGACGGACCACGCACATTGAAAGTGCATTGGGTATATGGCAACACGCAGTTCGAGCGTGCCACCATCGAAGCCCTGGCACGGCGTTTCGAAGCGGCGCTTGCCGAATTGACCGCGGCCTGCGCCGCGCGCCTGGCGCAACGCGGCGGCAGCGCCACACCTGGCGATTATCCGCTGGCGCGCACGGCGGGCCTGACGCAGGGCGCGCTGGACCGGTTGCCCTTCGATCTGCGCACAATCGAGGACATGTATCCCTTGTCGCCGATGCAGCAGGGCATCTTGTTCCATTCGCTGTTCGCACCTGAACAGTCGACCTATGTGAACCAGCTGGTGGCCACGCTGGCGGCGCCGGACGTGGCGCGTTTGCGCACAGCCTTCGAGGCAGCGGTAGCGCGCCATGACATCTTGCGGACCGGCTTCACTTCCAGCGAGGCGATAGCGATGCAGATTGTGCATCGGCAGGCGCAGATGCCGGTCGATATCCTCGACTGGCGCAAGATGAACGAAAGCGGCGAGAACGGAAATGCCGCATTCGAGGACTGGCTGGTCCAGGATCGGCTGCGCAGTTTCGACTTGAGCGCACCACCTTTGATGCGAGTTGCACTGATCCGCATGACGGACGACGAATGGCGGCTGGTCTGGACTCGCCACCACTTGCTGCTGGATGGCTGGAGCACCGCGCGCTTCTTTGCCGACGTGCTGCGCGATTACATCGAGCCGCCGCGCCCTCAGCTGTTTGCCGCGCCTGCCAAAGCCCGCTACCGCGATTTCATCGCCTGGCTTGCCGAACGCGATCTCGATGCGGAACGCGGATTCTGGCTGCAGCACCTGGCTCGTCTTGGTGAGCCGACCCGCGTCGCCGAGCGCGAAGCCGAGGCCGGACGTCCGGCCGAACATTGCACCTGGCGCGCGACACTCGCCGCCGATGTGACGGCGCGCATGTCCGAAACTGCCCGTAGCCTGAAGGTAACGCTCAATACGCTGGTGCAGGGCGCATGGGCGCTGGCGCTGCAACGCATGACCAACCAGTCGGCGGTGGCGTTCGGCGCAACTATAGCCGGCCGTCCCGACGCATTGCCCGATGTCGAGACTGTGCTTGGTCTTTTCATCAATACCCTGCCTGTCATAACCGCGCCTTCACCGCAGCGCTTGGCAGCGGAATGGCTGCACGAGCTGCAGGGCGATAACGCTGCTGCGGCGGAGCATGCGCATACGCCGCTATACGAAATCCAGCAATGGGCCGGGCAAGGCGGGGCATTGTTCGATACGCTGGTCGTATTCGAAAACTATCCGGTAGATGAAGCGTGGCAGGGCCGCGACGAACGGTCGCTGAAGATGCGCGAGCTGCGCAATATCGAAGCGACCGATTTTGCATTGACGCTGGTGATTGAAGCCGGGACATTGCTGACCATCGATTACGGCTACGATGCTGCACGCCTCGGTGAGGCGCGTGTGGTCGCCCTGCATCGCGCATTCGCGGCGGCTGTCGATGCTTTTATCGCCAACCCGCAGGCGCCGCTCGGTTCGATCGCGGTTGCGGCTGATGGCGACCTGAATGAGCTGGTGCGCTATAACGCTACGGCGCAAGCCTGGCCTGACGTTCAGCAAATGGCATTGCACCGCCAGTTTGAACGCGCCGCCGGCGCAACGCCTGAAGCAGTTGCGCTTGAATTCCTTGATGCGCAAGGCCGCCCGCAGCAGATGCGCTATGGCGAACTCGACCGGTGCGCCACTCGCGTTGCTGCCGCGTTGCTCGAAGCCGGTGTCAAGCCGGACACGGCGGTTGCCCTATGCCTCGAGCGTTCTTTCGATATGGTGGTGGCGCTGCTTGGCGTATTGAAGGCTGGCGCCGCCTATCTGCCCGTGGATCCGGATTATCCGCCTGAACGCATCGCTTATATGCTCAATGATGCGCAGCCAGCGGTAGTGATCACGCAAGCCCACCTGCGTGAACGCGTTGCAGCTGCAGCAGCACACGGCGATGTGCGCATCCTTAGCGTCGATGAACTGATGCAAGGCACTGCTATCCTCGATCAGCCGATAAATATTGCCGCCGACCAGCTGGCCTACCTGATCTATACCTCGGGTTCGACCGGCAAGCCGAAAGGGGCTGGCAATACCCATCGCGCCCTGGCAAACCGGATCGCATGGATGCAATCGGCATACCAGTTGCGGACCGATGATGTGGTATTGCACAAGACGCCGTTCGGTTTTGATGTGTCGGTCTGGGAATTCGTCTGGCCGCTCGCCGTTGGCGCCAGGCTGGCGATTGCCGCACCTGGCGATCACCGCGACCCGGTGCGACTGGTCGCGGCGATCGAGGCGCATCAGGTGACGACGCTGCATTTTGTGCCGTCGATGCTGGCGGCATTCGTTGCCTATCTCGACGATTTCAATGCTGCCGGACGCTGCCTGAGCATCGAACGGATAGTCGCCAGCGGCGAGGCGCTGGCGCCGGAACTGGCGGCGCGCGTGGCGCAGCTGCTGCCGCACGCCCGTCTCTACAACCTCTATGGCCCGACCGAAGCGGCCATCGACGTTTCACACTGGACCTGCGATGCAGACGACGGACCGGCGGCTTCGGTGCCGATCGGCCATCCGATCGCCAACCTTCAACTGCATGTGCTGGATATCGCTTTACATCCGGCGCCGGCAGGCGGCGCCGGCGAACTGTACCTGGGCGGCGTCGGCCTGGCGCGCGGTTATCTCGGCCGCGCCGGGCTTACAGCCGAGCGCTTCGTGCCGGATCCGTTCGTGCCGGGCGCGCGCCTGTACCGCACCGGCGACCTGGCGCGCCGCCGGGCCGATGGCGCCCTCGATTACCTGGGTCGTATCGATACCCAGGTGAAATTGCGCGGCCAGCGGATCGAGCTGGGCGAGATCGAAGCCTTGCTGCGCACGGTGGCAGGTGTGCACGACGCCGTGGTGATCGTGCGCGACGAGCAGCTGGTCGGCTACCTTGCCCGTGGCGCGGACGGCGCACTCGACCAGGACATGCTGTTTGGCCTGCTGCACGCGCAACTGCCGGCATATATGGTGCCGGCTCACCTGATTGAACTGGAAGCGCTGCCGGTGACGCCGAACGGGAAATGCGACCGCAATGCACTTCCTGCCCCGGTGCGCCAGGAAAAAACGGCAACTGCCTTGCAGACCGACACCGAACGCGAACTTGCCGCCATCTGGCAGCGTGTATTGCGCCTTGATGCCGTCGATTGTATCGACCGCAACGATGATTTCTTCATGCTCGGCGGCCATTCGTTGCTGGCGACGCAGGCCAATGCCCAGGCCAACCTGCACTGGGCGTTGATGCTGCCGCTGCGCGCGCTGTTCGACGAACGCACGCTGGTCCGTTGCGCGGCGATGATCGATCTGGCGCTGGCCGAACGCAGCGCCAGACCAGGACCGGATGCGGCCAGTGCGATTGATGCGCTGCTGGGCGAACTGGAAATGGAATAA